GCATGGAAGGCAAGAATATCAAGGTGCTCGTGAACGGTGTTCCTGTCGAAACACAGGGCAACTTGGGCCTTGACGATATTCCTATTGATCAAATTGCCGATATCGAAGTCTATAAGGGGTATGTTCCGGCACGTTTTGCAACGGATGGCGCAGGCGGTGCTATCAATATCATTACCAAGAAACGTCCTGCCAATTCGATTGACGCTTCTTACAGCCTTTCGAGTTTTAATACGCACAAGGCTTCTGTAACGGCGAGCCACTTGGTGGATAGTATTGTGGGTGGCGCAGGCTTGGAAGTGGGTGTGTCGGGGTATTTTAACCATTCCGACAACGATTACAAATTTACTTCGCCTTATATGAAAAGTTCTACGGGCAAAGACACGAGCATTGTTCGCGATCACGACCATTACACCTCTTACAATGTACAGGCTTTTGCAAACTTGATGAATGCTTGGTTTGACCAGGTTTCGCTGGGTGTAAGCTACGGTGCGTTTGAGAAGGAAATTCAGGGCGATGCAAACCGCATTGTGGAAGCGATGTCCGAAGGGTACAATTTTGGAGCGACATTCGGGCTTGACAAGAAGAATGTCTTTGTGAAAGACTTGAATTTTGGAAACCATTTTTCGTTCGGGTATGGCGAAAATAAAGTCGTTGATACGAGCCGAGTGCACTGCCGCAACTGGTATGCTTGCGATACGGCAAAGAAAAATGTGGGCGAACTTTCGTCAATGGGACTCCCGAAACTGAGGACTGTTCAGGCTTATGACTTCAACAATTTGTTGAATTTAGATTATCAGTTCATCAAGAATCAGTTTGTTTACTGGAATACTCTTTTCAGGTATCATAAGGAAGACCCTGAAGATGATGTGGGCTCTGAAATGGTGGGTTTCAATACGGCGGGTTTCCCGGGAAAGACAATTTCTGTGACGACGGGCCTTTCGCTTGAAGATAATTTCTTTGATTCTAGGTTGCAGAACTTACTTGGTTTCAAATTTCACTACTTGAAGGCTGAAATTTCTAACACATCGACGAGCTTGTTGCAGCAGGCTTCTGTAGAATCGAACGATTATACGGATTTCAGTTACGATGAAAGCTTGATGTTTAGAATTGTAAAGCCGCTTTCGGTCAAGGGCTCCTACCAGCATGCGGTGCGCTTGCCCACGCCTGACGAACTCTTTGGCGATGGAGTGCGCGTGAGTGCTGCGAC
This genomic window from Fibrobacter sp. UWT2 contains:
- a CDS encoding TonB-dependent receptor, with amino-acid sequence MKKMFIYKATTLALIFATVGAVSVRAQDDEITSIDDFLEEKNVTQLDELSVESEIEAEQAKQAKKAESVATIDAAEMQNTSKTVSKAVNSASGVKVRKSGGVGSEGKINIRGMEGKNIKVLVNGVPVETQGNLGLDDIPIDQIADIEVYKGYVPARFATDGAGGAINIITKKRPANSIDASYSLSSFNTHKASVTASHLVDSIVGGAGLEVGVSGYFNHSDNDYKFTSPYMKSSTGKDTSIVRDHDHYTSYNVQAFANLMNAWFDQVSLGVSYGAFEKEIQGDANRIVEAMSEGYNFGATFGLDKKNVFVKDLNFGNHFSFGYGENKVVDTSRVHCRNWYACDTAKKNVGELSSMGLPKLRTVQAYDFNNLLNLDYQFIKNQFVYWNTLFRYHKEDPEDDVGSEMVGFNTAGFPGKTISVTTGLSLEDNFFDSRLQNLLGFKFHYLKAEISNTSTSLLQQASVESNDYTDFSYDESLMFRIVKPLSVKGSYQHAVRLPTPDELFGDGVRVSAATNLKPEEADNFNVGLSLDLQEIPLFARFRFDGDVFYSYYKNRIHYMGTSQMSVPYFNMDPIRGWGYEGDVKLDVNEWVLLGTNWTFQDLRNIDYNAKQGILEDAIIPNIPRFFMNYMAEFHMGDILNKNDFVKFWWAANYTDEYYYGWKVSSRQSRKIDASFTQDLGIEYSVWENKLAWSFEVDNFMDETVYDKYGESKPGRTFATKIRYSFR